From the Candidatus Korarchaeota archaeon NZ13-K genome, the window CTCCCCCCTGATGGCCCTCCTGGGTCACCTGGATCCAGCCATGGCGATCATCTACCTAGCATCGATCCTCTCCTACGCCTCCCTATCCCTGGTGGAGGTCAGGACCAGCCCCCTGGCTTTTTTGCTGGCCCCGCTGGCTCTCCCGCTGATCGGCCTGGCCTCGCTCAGGGCCCGCGGGCGATCGGAGGTGGGGTGGAAGGGGAGAGTCTACTCAGCCGCCGAAGAGGGCGCCAAGTAGCAGCATGAATATGTCTATGACGTCCCTCATCGAGAGTATGCCAACTGGCCTCCCATCGTCATCCACGACAGGGAGGTGGGAGACGTCGTTGACCCTCATCCTCCTCGTCGCCTCCTCGAGGGAATCTCCAGGCTTGCCTGTTATCGGGTTCTCGCTCATTATCTCCCTTATGCTCACACCCCTCCCGATCAACCCCTTGCAGCCTGCGTAGAGGACATCCCTCTGGGTGACTATGCCCTTGAGCCTTCCCTCGCCATCCACCACGAGGACGCTCCCTATCCTGTTCTCCCACATCAGCCTCACCGCATCGTCCACTGTGGCCGTCTCGGGCAGAGTCACCGGGTTCCTGACCATGAAATCCTCAAGCTTGAGGGGGGCCTTCCTCTTGGGCTTCCAGGCCATGGTACCGACCCGGCCCAGCTGAGGCTGCTAGATAAAAAGGCGCACCTTTTTATTTAAGTTAAATTCTTAATAAACTTCAGAAAAAGTTCAACGGGATGACGTGAAACCGTTATTAAGGGACCCACACCAGCTGATCCGGTGATCGCATGAGGGAGAAGGTCATCAGGATCATCTCAATATCGCTCATAGTCCTTATTCTGCTTCCCTCTCTTCCCTCGGCCGCCGGGAGGACCAGGGCCTTCGTGAGGGTTCCGGCCGTTTACCAGTCCCCGGACGGGACGCTGGCCGGTACGCTCGGAAACCTCACCGTGGAGGTGGAGGAGGGGGAGGGCCTGGTCTACTTCTCGGCCGAGCCCCTGACGCAGATAGACACGCAGGGAGCCGCCAGGACGGCGGCCCTAGTGGCCAGCTACCTCCTCAACGTCGACCCCAGGTCCCTGAACTTCTACTACAGGCTGGAGTCCGGGAGCGCGATAGTGGGGGGACCCAGCGCAGGTGCAGCGATGACAGTAGCCACGGTTGCGGCGATCTTGGGAAAGCAGGTGAGGCAGGACGTGATAATGACCGGCATGATAAACCTGGATGGGACGATAGGGCCCGTTGGGGGCATACCCCAGAAGCTCCAGGCTGCCGCGGATGCGGGTGCCAAGGTATTCCTGGTGCCGGCCGGCCAGGAGGTGGTGGAGGAGACGGTTCCCAGGCAGGTGAGGGTGGGGCCCCTGATAATGACCACCGTCGAGAGGAGGAAGGTGAACGTGACGGAGCTGGGCTCCAAGCTCGGGGTGAGGGTGGTGGAGGTCAGCAACGTGGAGGAGGCCCTGGAGTACATGCTGGGCTTAAAGGTGGAGAGGGCCCCTCCCAACAAGCCGGAGATACCTGAGGAGCTGAGGAGGGTGCTGAGCGGGTGGGTCGATGGCTACCTGAGGAGGGCGAGCGAGATAAGGGGCGAGGTTCGCTCGGGTCTGGATAAGCTCGGGACCCTGAGCAGGCGCGTCATAAGCAGCCTGCTCAGCGAGTCTGAGAATTACTCATCAATGGCCAGCGATGAGCTCGCCAGGGGGAACTGCTACACAGCAGCAAGCATGGCCTTCAACTCGGTGGTCCAGGCAGAGTACGCCAGGGCCTTCATGAACTACGCCCTGAGGGGTGAGAGCTCCGTGAATGATATGATGAGCGAGGTGGACTCCAAGGTGAGGGAGGTGGGGGCCAGGGTGAACTCAACTAAGCCAGGGAGCTTCAGCGAGCTTGAGGCCCTAATAGCGGCGAAGGCCAGGTACTATGACGCGAGGAACGCCTTGAGGAGGGCGGCGGAGCTAATATCAAAGGGATCCTACCTGGACTCGCTCGAGTGGGGAGGGATACACTGGCTGGCCTACGCCTACTGGAGGGCGGACTCCGCCTCGAACTGGCTGAGCATGAACGTTCAGGGCCAGAGGATCAGCTTGGATGAGGCGAGGCTGAGGGAGGTGGCATCGGCCGTGCTTTATGAGGCTGAGAGCGTCATATCATACTCCGAAAGCCTGCTTCAGGAGGTTGGGGGGAGCTCCGACTTCCTGAACGAGGCGAGCTCCGACCTGAGGGATGCGAGCTCTGCCTTCTCATCAGGGGACTACTACGGGACCATAGGCCTCTCCGCAAGCGCTCTGGCCTACGGGACAGTGTCCATACATGAGTGGTTCACGAGCGATCCAAGAGCTGTCCTGAAGGCGGTGAAGGAGACCTGCTACTCATCGATAAACGAGCTGCTCTCAAAGGAAATTCTGCCGGTCCTTGCTTTGAGCTACGCGGAGATGGCCTCCGTCAGGGAGAGGGAGGATGACCTGCTCTATGCCATCGCATACTACGAGCTATCATCCGCTCACGCTCACGTTATATCCCTGCTCTCCAGACGATCGGGCTCAAAGGTCGTCGAGTTGACCGAGCGGACGGAGACCGGGACGGGAACCGCTTCCACGGTCGTGGTCACCCAGACCGTGAGGGAGGAGGAGGCTGAGAGGCTACTCATTTACTCCGGGGCGGCCTTCCTGACGGGCCTGCTGCTTGGTCTGGTCCTGAGGAGGGGCGGGCGGGCCCATTCCAGGCCTCATGGCCCATCGCAGGGAGCAAGTCAACTTGACAGCGGAACGGACTCGCAATTCAACTGAAGGCTTTTTTATTAATCCCCCCGGACCCCCGGGGTGAGCATGGGATTCTCGCTCCCCACTCTCGTGGTGTACCCCGGAAGGGATCTGCTGAGCTCCAGGTTGGAGATAAAAAGGGATAGGGTGGGGCTGCTGGCCGAAATATCAAGCGAGTTCGTGAGGAGGGGTATTAACATCTTCACTACGATAGCTCAGGTCTCTCCCGAGGGCAGGGGATGTGTCTTCATAATATCGGAGTGCAAGGGACCCGAGGTCCTGGAGGATCTTAGGAGGTCCCTGGAGTCGATAGACGGGGTGGGAGCGGTTGAGATGGAGAGGTCGGAGATAAGGGGTCTCATGATATCCGGCCTCTTCTTCCCCCTGAGTAGGGCGGGGAGGAGGATCGTGCTAATGGTCGATTCCGCGCTTAAATCCCTCATAG encodes:
- a CDS encoding CBS domain-containing protein; translated protein: MAWKPKRKAPLKLEDFMVRNPVTLPETATVDDAVRLMWENRIGSVLVVDGEGRLKGIVTQRDVLYAGCKGLIGRGVSIREIMSENPITGKPGDSLEEATRRMRVNDVSHLPVVDDDGRPVGILSMRDVIDIFMLLLGALFGG